A stretch of the Planktothricoides raciborskii GIHE-MW2 genome encodes the following:
- a CDS encoding vitamin K epoxide reductase family protein, which yields MTSRKSIPWIHQWSRHLIGAIALVGCLETAWLTAAELSGTAADVCPTSGCKEVLQSDYATVFGLPLTLYGLLAYIAMAFLAFLPWLLRQKTDKSFQSKVQETTWLLMFSLGVAMLVFSSYLMYVMLFKIQALCPYCIASAIFSVTLFTLTIIGRNWLDPGQLFMTGCVIGMVTLVGVTGIYANVTPTADSSTASSSEAVNIPGEIGLPITNKSGKAEMDLARHLTAIGAKNYGAYWCPHCHEQKELFGQQAFALIDYVECDPKGKNARPQMCKAAGLAGYPSWQINGQVYAGVQRLETLADLSNYQGDRGFIHPFPYQ from the coding sequence ATGACAAGTCGAAAATCTATTCCTTGGATTCATCAATGGTCGCGTCATTTAATTGGGGCGATCGCCTTAGTGGGTTGCCTAGAAACCGCATGGCTAACAGCGGCTGAGTTATCGGGAACTGCTGCGGATGTTTGTCCCACCAGTGGGTGTAAAGAAGTTTTGCAAAGTGACTATGCCACAGTCTTTGGTCTGCCTTTAACCCTCTATGGGTTATTAGCCTATATCGCGATGGCATTCTTAGCTTTCTTGCCCTGGTTGTTGCGGCAAAAAACCGATAAATCTTTTCAGTCTAAAGTCCAAGAAACCACTTGGTTGCTGATGTTTAGTCTCGGTGTCGCCATGCTGGTATTTAGCAGCTATCTCATGTATGTGATGCTGTTTAAAATTCAGGCATTATGTCCATACTGTATCGCTTCAGCTATCTTTTCCGTGACCCTGTTTACCTTGACCATCATTGGTCGGAATTGGCTGGATCCAGGGCAACTATTTATGACCGGCTGCGTCATTGGCATGGTGACACTGGTTGGAGTCACCGGAATTTACGCCAATGTAACGCCAACGGCAGATTCTTCAACCGCTTCATCCAGTGAAGCGGTGAATATCCCAGGGGAAATTGGGCTGCCAATTACTAATAAATCGGGAAAAGCAGAAATGGATTTAGCTCGGCATTTGACTGCAATTGGAGCCAAAAATTATGGGGCTTATTGGTGTCCCCATTGTCATGAACAAAAAGAACTTTTTGGTCAGCAAGCTTTTGCCCTAATCGATTATGTGGAATGCGATCCCAAGGGCAAAAATGCTCGTCCGCAAATGTGCAAAGCGGCTGGACTTGCAGGATATCCTAGCTGGCAGATTAATGGTCAAGTATATGCAGGGGTGCAACGTTTAGAAACTCTAGCGGATTTATCTAATTATCAGGGCGATCGCGGATTTATCCATCCTTTTCCTTATCAGTAG
- the btpA gene encoding photosystem I biogenesis protein BtpA — MDLIQQIFKTPKPIIGVVHLLPLPTSPRWSGNLKTVIERAEREATALAAGGVDGIIVENFFDAPFTKGTVDPAVVSAMTILVEKLMNLVTLPIGINVLRNDAHSGLAIASCVGAQFIRVNVLTGVMATDQGLIEGQAHQLLRYRRELGSEVKIFADVLVKHAQALESTNLTHAVKDTIERGLADAVIISGWATGSPPVLEDLEIAKIAAAETPVFIGSGANWDNIATLLPSADGVIVANSLKRHGQIDQPIDPLRVSQFVEAARSIKPSGC; from the coding sequence GTGGACTTAATTCAGCAGATATTCAAAACCCCCAAGCCAATCATTGGTGTTGTCCATTTATTGCCACTGCCCACTTCTCCTAGATGGAGTGGCAATCTCAAAACAGTGATCGAGCGAGCGGAGCGCGAAGCGACCGCTTTAGCCGCTGGTGGAGTCGATGGGATTATCGTCGAAAATTTTTTCGACGCTCCTTTTACCAAAGGTACTGTAGACCCAGCCGTTGTCAGTGCGATGACGATCTTGGTAGAAAAGCTAATGAATTTAGTTACTCTGCCAATTGGGATTAATGTCCTGCGAAATGACGCTCACAGTGGTTTGGCGATCGCCTCTTGTGTGGGCGCCCAATTCATCCGGGTGAATGTTCTTACAGGTGTCATGGCTACTGACCAAGGCTTAATTGAAGGACAAGCTCATCAACTGCTTCGTTACCGACGGGAACTCGGATCCGAGGTGAAAATCTTCGCCGATGTTCTCGTCAAACACGCTCAAGCATTAGAATCGACTAATCTCACTCATGCCGTCAAAGATACTATTGAGCGAGGTTTAGCTGATGCCGTCATTATTTCTGGCTGGGCTACAGGTAGCCCTCCTGTACTCGAAGACCTAGAAATTGCTAAGATAGCCGCCGCAGAGACTCCGGTTTTCATTGGCAGTGGCGCCAATTGGGACAATATTGCCACTCTGCTACCCTCTGCCGATGGTGTGATTGTCGCTAATTCGCTCAAACGCCACGGTCAAATCGACCAACCGATCGACCCCTTACGGGTGAGTCAGTTTGTGGAAGCAGCGCGATCGATCAAACCGAGCGGATGTTAG
- a CDS encoding Gfo/Idh/MocA family oxidoreductase — MQNNNYILTRPINSHVRSQPQPLRVGVIGVGNMGQHHTRVLSLLKDIELVGVADINVERGLDIASKYRIRFFEDYQDLLPHVEAVCIAVPTRLHHSVGMTCLQSGVHVLIEKPIASSIAEAESLVNAAADSGCILQVGHIERFNPAFQELSKVLKTEELLAVEAHRMSPYSHRANDVSVVLDLMIHDIDLLLELVGSPVIRLTASGSRVYHNQAEKKTPHWPIRQAQSAPPVDYVTATLGFANGVVATLTASKVTHRKIRRLMAHCHNSLTEADFLNNEILIHRQTTADYMTDYGQVLYRQDGLIEKVYTSNIEPLHAELEHFVNCVRGGQQPSVGGQQALKALRLASVIEQMALDGQAWSSPNLECVNPVAVPA, encoded by the coding sequence ATGCAAAACAATAATTACATTTTAACCCGACCGATCAATTCTCATGTACGCAGTCAACCTCAACCCCTGAGAGTTGGCGTAATTGGGGTGGGCAACATGGGACAACATCACACTCGTGTTCTGAGTCTGCTGAAAGATATTGAATTAGTCGGTGTGGCGGATATCAATGTGGAAAGAGGTCTAGACATCGCCAGCAAATATCGCATTCGGTTTTTTGAAGACTATCAGGACTTGCTGCCCCATGTAGAAGCGGTCTGTATTGCCGTCCCCACTCGCTTGCATCACTCCGTCGGCATGACCTGTCTACAATCAGGGGTTCACGTTTTAATTGAAAAGCCAATTGCCTCTAGTATTGCGGAAGCCGAATCTTTAGTTAATGCCGCTGCGGATTCGGGCTGTATCCTGCAAGTGGGTCACATTGAACGCTTCAACCCAGCTTTCCAAGAACTCAGTAAAGTCCTGAAAACCGAGGAGTTACTGGCTGTAGAAGCCCATCGCATGAGTCCATATTCTCATCGCGCTAACGATGTCTCCGTGGTTTTGGATTTAATGATTCACGATATTGATTTGCTGTTGGAATTAGTGGGTTCTCCAGTGATTCGCTTAACGGCCAGCGGTTCGCGGGTTTACCACAATCAAGCCGAAAAGAAAACCCCTCATTGGCCCATTAGGCAAGCACAGTCTGCCCCACCCGTGGATTATGTCACTGCCACCCTGGGGTTTGCCAATGGAGTTGTCGCCACTCTAACTGCCAGCAAGGTGACTCATCGCAAAATTCGCCGTTTGATGGCTCATTGCCACAACTCCCTGACTGAGGCGGATTTTCTGAATAATGAAATTCTGATTCATCGGCAGACTACGGCGGACTATATGACGGACTATGGTCAAGTGCTTTATCGCCAAGATGGTTTGATTGAAAAAGTTTACACCAGCAATATAGAACCCCTGCACGCTGAGTTAGAGCATTTTGTGAATTGCGTCCGGGGTGGACAGCAACCTTCGGTGGGCGGTCAACAAGCCCTTAAAGCTTTGCGTTTGGCTAGTGTGATTGAGCAGATGGCTTTGGATGGCCAAGCCTGGAGTTCGCCAAATCTGGAGTGTGTTAACCCCGTGGCGGTGCCTGCGTAA
- a CDS encoding CHASE2 domain-containing protein, translating to MIVKEKKSPKHIWSTLKQFIKPQSRVLLTSFGVATCIVLIRLTGILQGWELAALDQLFRWKPAESQENRVVIIGVDEEDLRKIGKYPIPDEIMAALLKKLNAQGARLIGLDIFRDLPVEPGNAELQEVFARMPNIIGIRQVAAQDEYNFEVSPPPGLPLEQIGFNNTQTDSDGILRKNLIYWWTSDNKAHRSFAFQLAFKYLEQEGIELIQSANNPWELQLGKTVLRPFKPNDGAYVRADNGGYQLLVNFYRIEGGFPTWSFSDVLEDKVPPEEIKGRIVLIGNTAKSLKDFFSTPYSANIFKKPDKMAGVELHANFLSQLLNAAIDGQSLLLKFWPDPVEWIWIFAWSSIGAYLSWRWRSPYLNLAGILLLEIGLLLICYLAFLVNWWLPLIPASLTLAGSAIVITGYLAHLEEELKRSKDFLQGIINTVADPIFVKDRNHKWIVLNQAFANLLGHSIDTLINGSQEKFFPEKEADIFWEQAELVFLSGKSSEHEETFTDSLGNTYFMATKRSLHKDAAGNLFLVGVLRDITERKQMEEELRRTAAELTRSNEELQTSHNRLRYIAYHDALTGLPNRKLFYERLMQSLEWAEFNQQSVALMFLDLDGFKLINDRYGHDAGDVLLKTVAQRLKNCLRGTDTVARLAGDEFTVILPAIAQTSNVAIVAEKILAMVTEPILVDGNNTAKVTASIGVSLYPEDSQLPDDLVKAADQAMYAAKELGKNQYKFYSSISKSKLMEIDQMEK from the coding sequence ATGATCGTCAAGGAAAAGAAATCTCCAAAACATATCTGGTCAACTCTGAAGCAGTTCATTAAGCCACAGAGTCGAGTTCTGCTAACTTCATTTGGGGTGGCTACTTGTATTGTCCTGATCAGATTAACGGGTATATTGCAAGGGTGGGAATTAGCCGCCCTGGATCAGTTGTTTCGCTGGAAACCCGCAGAGTCCCAAGAGAATCGGGTTGTGATTATTGGAGTTGATGAGGAAGATTTACGCAAGATTGGTAAGTATCCAATTCCCGATGAAATTATGGCAGCATTACTAAAGAAATTAAATGCCCAAGGTGCTAGATTAATTGGTCTGGATATTTTTCGGGATCTGCCGGTAGAACCGGGTAATGCTGAATTACAAGAAGTATTTGCCCGTATGCCCAATATTATCGGGATTCGACAAGTTGCGGCTCAAGATGAGTATAACTTTGAAGTTTCACCGCCCCCTGGTCTTCCCCTCGAACAAATCGGTTTTAATAATACTCAGACTGATTCGGATGGTATCTTGCGGAAAAACTTAATTTATTGGTGGACTTCCGATAACAAAGCCCATAGAAGTTTTGCTTTTCAGTTAGCTTTTAAATATCTCGAACAGGAAGGCATTGAACTGATACAATCCGCTAACAATCCGTGGGAGCTACAGTTAGGAAAAACCGTGTTGCGTCCTTTTAAACCTAACGATGGCGCTTATGTTAGAGCGGATAATGGCGGATATCAACTGTTGGTGAATTTTTACCGAATTGAGGGGGGTTTTCCTACTTGGTCTTTTAGCGATGTTTTAGAAGATAAAGTTCCACCAGAGGAAATTAAAGGTCGTATTGTTCTGATTGGGAATACGGCTAAAAGTTTGAAAGATTTTTTCTCAACACCTTATAGTGCAAATATTTTTAAAAAACCGGATAAAATGGCTGGAGTTGAACTCCATGCAAATTTTCTGAGTCAGTTGCTTAATGCGGCGATCGATGGCCAGAGTTTATTGCTTAAATTCTGGCCAGACCCAGTGGAATGGATCTGGATTTTTGCTTGGTCATCGATCGGCGCTTATCTGAGTTGGCGCTGGCGATCGCCCTATCTCAACTTGGCGGGGATTCTGTTGTTAGAAATCGGTTTATTGTTGATTTGCTATCTAGCGTTTCTGGTAAATTGGTGGTTGCCTTTGATTCCTGCCAGTCTAACTTTAGCCGGTTCAGCAATTGTAATTACCGGATATTTGGCTCACCTGGAGGAAGAACTGAAACGTTCTAAAGATTTTTTACAAGGGATTATTAACACGGTGGCTGATCCGATTTTTGTTAAAGATAGAAATCATAAATGGATTGTGCTTAATCAAGCATTTGCCAATTTACTTGGCCATTCGATTGATACTTTAATTAATGGGTCGCAGGAAAAGTTTTTCCCAGAAAAAGAAGCGGATATTTTTTGGGAACAAGCTGAGTTGGTTTTTCTGAGTGGGAAATCCAGCGAACATGAAGAGACATTTACCGATTCTCTAGGCAATACTTATTTCATGGCTACGAAGCGATCGCTGCATAAAGATGCGGCGGGAAATTTATTTTTAGTCGGGGTGCTGCGAGATATCACTGAAAGAAAACAAATGGAAGAAGAACTGCGGCGAACTGCGGCAGAATTAACTCGTTCTAATGAAGAATTACAAACATCCCATAATCGTCTGCGTTATATTGCCTATCACGATGCCCTAACTGGCTTACCTAATCGGAAACTCTTTTACGAACGGTTGATGCAAAGTTTAGAATGGGCGGAATTTAATCAGCAGTCAGTGGCGTTGATGTTTTTAGATTTAGATGGGTTTAAACTGATTAACGATCGCTATGGCCATGATGCCGGTGATGTCCTGCTCAAAACCGTGGCTCAGAGATTGAAAAATTGCTTGCGGGGAACTGATACGGTTGCTCGTTTAGCGGGGGATGAATTTACGGTGATTTTACCCGCAATTGCTCAGACCAGTAATGTGGCGATCGTGGCGGAAAAAATATTAGCGATGGTGACAGAACCGATTTTAGTTGATGGAAACAATACCGCTAAAGTTACAGCCAGTATTGGGGTTAGTTTATACCCGGAAGATAGTCAGCTTCCCGATGATTTGGTTAAGGCGGCGGATCAAGCAATGTATGCAGCAAAAGAACTCGGTAAAAATCAGTACAAATTTTACTCAAGCATTTCTAAGTCTAAGCTGATGGAAATTGATCAAATGGAAAAATAA
- a CDS encoding SGNH/GDSL hydrolase family protein yields MAGEVLLRLRFGLGTPLIYLPDPEIGYILAPNQQVRRLGNLIAINQYSMRSPVMEKSPPEGTWRILLLGDSVANGAWWTDQGQTISALMTNQLQATCSATLSAGSTERTSSNVKNIQVEVLNASANSWGPRNELAFLRRMGSFGAKVVVLLINTDDLFAAAPSSLPVGRDRNYPDKKPALAWFELFTRYILPAPKVPTAPKEPGDPVDRNLEAIRQIKLLTQESNSHLLVAMTPLLRETGNPTTPRDYEQKARARIRSFTQAEKIFYLDFLPIFNRQEQPASLYRDHIHLSPTGNQLVSQTLCQIIQRETGFL; encoded by the coding sequence TTGGCAGGCGAAGTCCTCTTACGACTGAGATTTGGCTTGGGAACCCCTTTGATTTACTTGCCTGACCCGGAAATTGGCTATATTCTCGCGCCCAATCAACAAGTCCGTCGGTTAGGCAATTTAATTGCAATTAACCAGTATTCGATGCGGAGTCCGGTCATGGAAAAATCTCCCCCAGAAGGAACATGGCGGATTTTACTCCTGGGGGATTCGGTGGCCAATGGCGCCTGGTGGACCGACCAAGGTCAGACGATTTCCGCACTTATGACCAATCAGTTACAAGCAACTTGTTCAGCAACTTTATCCGCAGGGTCAACGGAGAGAACATCATCAAATGTCAAAAATATCCAGGTGGAAGTCCTCAACGCTTCTGCAAATTCTTGGGGGCCAAGGAATGAGTTAGCCTTTTTACGCCGGATGGGGAGTTTTGGCGCGAAGGTGGTGGTTTTACTGATTAATACCGATGATTTATTTGCGGCAGCCCCTAGTTCTCTCCCGGTTGGGCGCGATCGCAACTACCCAGACAAAAAACCTGCCCTAGCCTGGTTTGAACTATTCACTCGTTACATATTACCCGCCCCCAAAGTTCCCACCGCCCCCAAAGAACCGGGGGATCCGGTCGATCGCAACCTAGAAGCCATTCGACAAATCAAACTCTTAACCCAAGAAAGCAATAGTCATCTACTGGTGGCCATGACGCCACTCTTGAGAGAAACCGGCAACCCAACCACCCCACGGGACTATGAACAGAAAGCCAGGGCTAGGATACGGTCGTTCACCCAAGCCGAAAAAATTTTCTACCTGGATTTTTTACCAATTTTCAACCGCCAAGAACAACCAGCCAGCTTATACCGGGATCACATTCACCTCAGTCCCACCGGCAACCAGCTTGTCAGCCAAACCCTCTGCCAAATAATTCAACGAGAAACCGGGTTTCTATAA